GTCGAGCCGATGTCGCGGGAGACGACCCGTGCCGGCGAAGGCTGGGAGTCGTTCGTGCGGCTGCTGCGGTCTGGCACCGCACCGGCCGTGTCCCCGGTGTTCCAGCAGGCGATGTGGTTCCGCCGGCCCGGTCGTGGCCACCCGCCGGCGGGCCAGGTGGCGGCCGTGCTTGGGCGGAGATACCGGCGCCAATAGTGAAACGATACATTGGCGCTGTACGGGGACTAGTCTTGACTGTCCGAACATTTCGATGCGACGATGCACCACCTCTGATCAAGCTTCGGCCGCTCGGCGCCATCGGCGCTGCGCCGACGCGTTAGGGGGGTTCGGAGTGGACGTCTCTGGTGTTGTCGCACTGGTGACCGGTGGTGCGTCGGGACTGGGCATGGCTACGGCTCGTCGACTGCTATCGGCTGGCGCGAAGGTGGTCCTCGTCGATCTGCCGACGACCGACGGCAGATCGAGGACGGAGAAGCTAGGCGAGCACGCCCGCTTCGTGGCGGCCAACGTCAAGGACGAGGATCAGCTCGGCGTCGCGTTCGATGTCGCCGGCGAGCTGGGTGAGCTGCGGCTGGTGGCCAACTGTGCCATCATCGGCACGCCGGGACGGACGATCGGCCGGGACGGGCCGATGTCCCTGGGCCGGTTCCGCAAGATCATCGAGGTCAACGTCGTCGGCACGTTCAACGTGGCTCGGCTGGCCGCTGACCGGATGCGGCACCTGGGTCCGGTGAACGGGGAGCGGGGCGTGATCGTTAACCAGGCAGCGGTGGCGCAAACCGTCGGTGAGTTCGGGCGCGTAGCCTATTCCACGTCGATGGGTGGGGTCGCCGCGATGACCCTGCCGCTCGCGCAGGACCTCGCGGAGCTGCAGATTCGGGTGGTCACAATCGTCCCCGGCGTTTTCGACCTTCCTTTGTTCGACTCACTGCCGCACGAGGTCCGGGAGTCGCTCGACGCGCAGGTGCCGCACCCCAGCCGGCTCGGCGAGCCGGACGAGTTCGCCGACCTGGTGATGCACATCGCGGCGAACCAGATGCTCAACGGCACGACCATCCGCCTCGACGGCGCGATCCGCCCGTCGCCGCGTTGACGTGGCCGTTCCCGATGCGATTTGATCTCACTGACCGCCGCGCCCTGGTCACCGGCGCCGGGCACGGAATCGGCGCTGCGGTAGCCCGGCGGCTCGCCGCCGCCGGTGCCGATGTCGTCGTGCACCACGGCCACAGCGGCGAGGAAGCGGCGCGGGTCGTCGCAGAGATCGAGCAGCTCGGTGGCCGGGCGACAGCACTGCAGGCCGACCTCACCGACGGCCCCCGGACGAGTGCGATGGTCGATGCGGCGGCGGCCTTCCTCGGCGGTCTGGACATCGTCGTCGCCAACGCCGGACAGTTGGTGGCCCGCGTGTCGATGGCGCAGCTGACCGAGGATCACTGGCAGGCCGTCCTCGACGTCAACCTCACCGCCACCTACCGCACGGTGCGTGCCGCCCTCCCCTATTTGCGAGCGGCCGGACGCGGACGCATCATCACGATGGCCGCGCAGGCCGGTCACGACGGCGGTGGGCCAGGCGAAGCGGCCTATGCGGCGGCCAAAGCCGGCGTCATCGGTTTCACCAAGGCGCTGGCCAAGGAGTTCGGTGCGGACGGCATCACCGCGAACGCCCTCGCGCCGGGATTCGTCAGCGGCACGGCCTTCCACCGCGACGTCACCATGCCGAAGCTGCGGGACCGCATCATCCGCCGCGTGCCGGCGGAACGGGCGGGCGAACCGCAGGACGTGGCGGGCGCGGTCGCGTTCCTGTCCTCCGACGCGGCCGGCTACCTCACCGGCGCGACGATCGACATTGGCGGTGCCGCGTGGCCCCGGTGACCGGTCGCACGTCGTTCGACCTGACGGGCCGTCGGGCGCTGGTCACCGGCGCCGGCCGGGGCATCGGTGCAGCCATCGCCTTCGGACTCGCCGAAGCCGGGGCCGACGTGGTCGTTCACTTCGGGCAGTCAGCTGACGAGGCAGCGCACGTGGCAACCACGATCCGCGCTCTCGGGCGGCGCGCCACCACCATCGCGGCCAACCTTACGGATCCCCGGCATGTGAACGGGCTGATCGACGAGACGGTCGCCTTCCTCGGCGGCCTCGACGTTCTGGTCAGCAACGCGGGTCACCTGGTGGCGCGGGTACCGGTCGCGGAGATGGCCGAGGCGCATTTCCAGCGAGTTCTCGACGTCAACCTGGTGTCCACGTTCCGCGTCTGCCGAGCCGCACTGTCGCACTTGAGCCAGGCGACGGACGGGCGGGTGATCATGCTGGCCGCGCAGGCCGCGCACAACGGCGGCGGCAAGGGCGTCGCCGCCTACGCGGCCGCGAAGGGTGGAGTCGTCTCGTTCGCAAAGGCCTTGGCAAAGGAGGTGGCCGCTCGTGGAATCACGGTCAATGCCATAGCCCCAGGATTCATCGGCGGCACCTCGTTCCACGACACCTTCACGGCGCCCGACAAGCAGCGCCGGATCGTTGCGCGGCAACCGATCGCGCGCGCCGGCACGGCCGACGACGTGGCCAGCGCGGCCGTCTTCCTCGCCTCCGGTGAGGCGCGGTTCATCACCGGCGCGACCATAGACATCGACGGTGGCCGATGGCCACGCTGACCCGAGGAAGTGGTGCGAACGACATGGCCGAGTCCGATCGCGCAAGCCTGTCCGCCGGCACGGTACTGGGTTTCTACTGGCGCGCCTCGTGGCGCTACCCGCACCTGGTCATCGCCTGCGCCCTGGCCGTGCCGTTCACCGTCTTCGTCAACTCGGTGCTGCCCCCGCTGATCGTCACCGACGTGCTGAACCGGCTGGCCCACAATGACTATCAGCCAGGGCACCCGTGGGAAAGCTTTCGCACCAGTCTGATTGCCTACGCGGTGGCGATGCTCGCCGGCGGCGTGGTCGCCTGGCGGTTGGTCGACGTGGCCGCCTGGCGGCTGGAGGCACACGTCCAACGGGATCTCGCCCAGCGCTGCTTCAACCACATCATCAAGCAGAGCATGGACTTTCACGCCAACCGGCTCGGTGGCTCGCTGGTCGCGCAGAGCACCAAACTGATCGGCACCTACACCCGCATCACCGACACCTTTCTGTTCCAGACGCTGCCGCTGCTGTCGTCGCTGACCGCGGTGGTGGTGATCATGTCGGTGAAGGTTCCGCTGTACTCGGCGCTACTGGCGGTGCTCGCGATCTCCTACATGACGGTTGCCGGCGCGTTGTCCCGTCCGGTACGGAGCATCGGCCGGCAGCACGCGGCGAGCGAGAGCGTGCAGACCGGACAGCTAGCTGACGCGATCACCAACGTGGTGGCCGTCAAGAGCTTCGCGCAGGAGCGGTACGAGGAACGCAGGTTCGCTGAGACCACGCGGCACGTGTTCGGTTCGATGTTGCGGCTGTCGCGCGCGCACATGCGGCTGATGGCCTACTTCGGTGGCATCACTGGCACCGTCGCGACCGTGGCGCTCGCGGTCGCGGTGTACGTGGTGGTCTCGCTGCAGGCGGAGGTGGGCACGATCTTCCTGATCGTCAGCTTTACCGGCACCGCCCTGCAGCAGCTGTTTGTCTTCTCCAACTCGAGCCTGCGCACGTACAACCGGGCGGTCGGGGACGCCAGCGAGATGGTCGAGATCCTGGCTACGGACTCCAGCGTGCCCGATCCCGCCCGGCCGGAATCGTCGCGGATCGGCACCGGGGCGATCACGGTCGACGACGTGGTGTTCCGGTACGCCGGGTCGACTGAGCCGCTGTTCGACGGGTTGAGCCTGACGATCGCTCCGGGGGAGAAGGTCGGCCTGGTTGGACACTCTGGTGCGGGCAAGACCACCCTCACCCGGCTGTTGCTGCGGTTCTCGGACGTGGACGCCGGTCGCATCCTGATCGACGGGCAGGACATCACCGCCATCACCCAGGCCGACCTGCACGCCGCCATCGCCTACGTGCCACAGGATCCGCTGCTGTTCCACCGGTCGATCAAAGAAAACATCGCCTACGGAGCGGTGGATGCCGACGAGCACCGGATCCGGCTGGCCGCCCGCCAAGCGAATGCGCTGGGGTTCATCGTGGAGCAGCCGGCGGGGTTCGACACCCTGGTCGGTGAGCGCGGAGTGAAGTTGTCCGGCGGCCAACGTCAGCGGATCGCCATCGCCAGGGCCATGCTCTCCGACGCACCGATCCTCCTGCTGGACGAGGCTACGTCGGCCCTGGACAGCGAGAGCGAGGCGTTGATCCAGGATGCATTGTGGACGCTGATGGAGGGCCGCACCACGATCGTCGTCGCACACCGTCTGTCGACGATCCAGAAGATGGACCGGATCATCGTCATGGACGAGGGTCGGATCGTGGAGACCGGGGTCCCACGCGGACCTGCTGGCCGTTCCCAACGGTGTCTACGCCGCACACTGGGCGCGCCAGTCCGGCGGGTTCGTCGAGCCGGAGCTGTACGGTTGACGCGCCGCACGGTCCTGAAGCCCTACGCGCCGGCACCCGGCGCTGCGGTCGGGCTCGTCACGCCGTCCAGCTCGATAGCCGGCTATCCTCGCCGGCTTCGGCGGTCACTGCACGCGCTGTCACGGCAGGGTTTCCGGCCCCGCCTGGCCCCGCACGCCCGGTGGGAACCCCACAGTCCCCCGTCACCGGCCGAGCTGGCGTCGGACATCGTCTGGTGCTGCCGGCAACCGGACATCGAGGCGATCGTCTGCACCACCGGCGGCCTCACCTCGAGCAACCTGCTGCCCTACCTCGACTACGGGCTGCTTCGTGCGCGCCGCCTACCGGTCTGCGGGCTCAGCGACATCACGGCCCTGTTGCTCGCCATCCACGCGCACAGCGACCTGGTGGTCTTCCACGGACCCACCCTGCTGCCGTCGTTCGGTGATGCCGACGGAGTCGCTCCGTACACTGCCGCCAGCCTGCTGGCCGCCTGGCGGCCGGCACCCGGTCGGGACCTCGATCCGGCAGCCATGACCTCGGCCGAGTCACTGTGGTGGGAGACGGAGGATCACCGCCCGCGCATCTTCCGTCCGGCTGGTGCGTGGCGTGTCCTGCACGCGGGCAGTGCCCACGGACGCCTGCTCGGTGGCCACCTGGGCACCATGTGCCAGCTGGCCGGCACCCCGCACCTGCCGGAACTTCGCGGTGCGGTGCTGTTCCTGGAGACCAACGAGGCCCGAGCCACGCACGCATGCGGACAACTCGAGGTCCTCACCGACGCGGGAATCCTCGACGGGGCAACGGCCCTGGTGGTCGGCAGATCGCCGAGTCTCGATCGTCCTGCGCAGTGGGAGCATGCGCTGGCGCGGTTGGGTGCGGACCGGTCCATCCCCGTGCTGACAGACGTGGACCTCGGCCACACGGTGCCCATGCTGACCCTGCCAGTCGGCGTGCGGGTCGCTGTGGACACCCACCCTGTTCGGATCCGCCTCGAGGAGAACGCCGTCGTGTCCCGGCCGCACTCTGACACCGCGTGAGCACGGTTGCAGAGGTTGCGCTGTGACAAGATTGAGACAGCTAAGTGGTTCAGGTCGTAAGTCCTTCGGGGGTTGACGGTCCGGACCTGGCGCGGTTGGTGATCAAGAGGTCCTGGGGCTGAGCTTGAGGTCGCAGACCAGGTCGAAGGCTTCCTCGGTGGTGCCGGTGAACCAGACCTGGTTCTCGTAGTCGTTCGTGCTGGCGGTGTGGATGGCGGTACCCCACCGGTGGGCGGAACCGCCGTAACGCAGTCGCATCAGGGGGAGCCGTTCACCGTCGGTCAGCTCGACGGTGACGTAGGCGAACTGGCCGTGGTACCGCACGTGCACGCCCGCCACCTGTGGCCAGTTCCGGCGGGCGTGCCCGCTCAGCCGCTGGATCAAGGACGCCTTGGTCGACGCGGGGATCGTGGGCATGGCCTCATCCTCCCCGTTCGCGGCGTGTCACGTGCCGCTGTCGAGCCGTCATCCGGCAAGGATCGTGATCCGCCACGGGGGCCGTCGATCGACCGTGGAGTCCTCCAGTGCCCGCCTGCCACGCCCGCCAGATCACCGTGTCCGCCGCCGACCGGCACCGGCTCGAAACCCTGGCCCGCTCACATGCCGCCGGCTACCAGCAGGTCATCCGCGCCCGGATCGTCCGCGACGCCGCCCGTGGCCACTCCAACGCGGCGATCGCCCGCCGGCATCAGGTCACCGTCGACACGGTACGACGCTGGCGCGGTCGGTACGCCGACGAGGGCATGGCCGGGCTGACAGACCGACCCCGCAGCGGACGACCGCCCCGTCTCACCCCGGTCCAGATCGCCGAGGTCAAAGCCCTGGCCTGTCAACTACCGGCCGAGACCGGCACACCGCTGTCGAAGTGGAACTGCCCCGACCTCGCCAGAGAGGTCGCCGCCCGGGGAATCGCCGAGACGATCTCACCGGCCACGATCCGCAGAATCCTGGCCGCCGACACGATCAAACCCTGGCGACACCAGTCGTGGATCTTCATCCGGGACCCGGACTTCGCCACCCGCGCCACCCGCGTCCTGAACCTCTACCAGCGCGTCTTCGACGGTCGGCCACTGGGCGACGACGAGTACGTCATCAGCGCCGACGAGAAGACCTCCATCCAGGCCCGCTGCCGCTGCCACCCCACACTGCCCCCCGGCACCGGCCGCGCCATGCGGGTCAACCACGAGTACGACCGCGGCGGCGCCCTCGCCTACCTCGCCGCCTACGACGTGCACCGCGCCCACGTCATCGGACTCTGCCACGACACCACCGGCATCACCCCGTTCACCGACCTCGTCGACGAGGTCATGACCCGGGAACCGTACGCCTCCGCCCGCCGCGTGTTCTGGATCGTCGACAACGGCTCCTCCCACCGGGGCCAGACCGCGATCGACCGCCTGCGCAGGCGCTACCCCAACGCCGTCATGATCCACACCCCGGTCCACGCCTCCTGGCTCAACCAAATCGAGATCTACTTCTCCATCGTGCAACGCAAAGTCGTCACCCCCAACGACTTCACCAGCCTCGACCAGGTGCAATACCGCCTCGCCGCCTTCGAACAGCGCTACAACGCGACCGCCCGGCCCTTCAGATGGAAGTTCACCCCGACCGACCTCACCGACCTACTGGCCCGGATCGAACGACACGAACGGAAAGACCCACACCCCGAGCAACACGCCGACTGCCAACACCAGCCCGCCGCACACGCCCAGGCCGCGTAACCCCGAAGGACTTACGACCTGAACCACTAAGGAGCACCTTCAGATGATCGAGAAGGGTAGGGAAGCCGCACGTGAAACTATTTGACAGGGCCACGCAGGGAACGACCACACTGTCAGTGGGCGACGAGGCTCTCATCTACGTCTGCGGCATCACCCCGTACGACTCCGCGCACCTCGGCCACGCGTTCACGTTTCTGACCTACGACCTGTTGCGGCGCCGTCTCGAAGACACCGGCACCCGCGTACGGATGGCTCGCAACATCACCGATGTCGACGAACCGATGTACACCAAGGCCGCAGAGCTGGGCGTTCACTACCTGGAATTGGCGCAAACCGAGTCCGCCGAGTTCAGCCACAGTATGCGAACTCTCAACTTCATCGACCCTGAGGTCGAGCCGCGGCCGAGTGAACACATCGCGGCCATCGTCGATTCGGTGCAACAGCTAAAAAAGCGCGGACACACCTACGAAATCGACGGCGATATCTACTACGACGTCTCGACGTTCCCAGAATACGGCGAGATCAGCGGGTACAGTGAACGCCTCATGGCCGAGTTCTCCAGCCTGCGTGGCGGGGATCCGCAGCGCGTCGGCAAGCGGCATACCCTGAGGCTTATTCAGCAGGCCTCCGACCCGCTACAGTAGACCCCCAATAAAAGGACGATCCGCTCTTCCGTAGGATGGAGTTACCACACAACATCACAAAGAAAAGCGGACCGCCGAACATGTATCATACCACTGGCTTCACCACGGACCAGATCCGCGACCTCTGCGTGCTGGTCCGAGCGGAATGCCAGGATCTGGATGTGGAGCCGTGGCCCCCGGTCCTTGGTCTCTACCGCGCTGTCGTCGTCGCGTTGACCTACATGCGTCGCAACCGCGTCCAAGCGGAGATCGCCGAAGCACACGGCGTCTCCCAGCCGACGATCTCGCGAGCGGTCACCGGCATCACCCCGGTCCTCGATCGCGTGCTGACGGAGTTCGTACCGACAGCCGACGACCTCAGCCCGACCGACCAGTACATCGTCGACGGCACCCTGCTTCCCTGCTGGTCATGGCGCACGCACCGCTGTCTGTACTCCGGCAAGCACAAGACCACGGGCATGAGCGTCCAGGTCGCCTGCACCCTCGACGGCGCGCTCGCCTGGATCTCCGATCCCGTCACCGGCAACCACCACGACTCGTACGCGATCAACGACACCGGGGTCCTCGTCACCCTGAATCCCGGAGACTGGATCGGTGACAAGGGCTACGTCGGCAACGGCATGATCACCCCGTACAAGAAGCCCAAAGGTGGCGAGCTCGCGGAATGGCAGAAGGAATACAACAGGCAGGTCAACAA
The sequence above is a segment of the Solwaraspora sp. WMMD406 genome. Coding sequences within it:
- a CDS encoding SDR family NAD(P)-dependent oxidoreductase, which encodes MGGDTGANSETIHWRCTGTSLDCPNISMRRCTTSDQASAARRHRRCADALGGFGVDVSGVVALVTGGASGLGMATARRLLSAGAKVVLVDLPTTDGRSRTEKLGEHARFVAANVKDEDQLGVAFDVAGELGELRLVANCAIIGTPGRTIGRDGPMSLGRFRKIIEVNVVGTFNVARLAADRMRHLGPVNGERGVIVNQAAVAQTVGEFGRVAYSTSMGGVAAMTLPLAQDLAELQIRVVTIVPGVFDLPLFDSLPHEVRESLDAQVPHPSRLGEPDEFADLVMHIAANQMLNGTTIRLDGAIRPSPR
- a CDS encoding SDR family NAD(P)-dependent oxidoreductase; the encoded protein is MRFDLTDRRALVTGAGHGIGAAVARRLAAAGADVVVHHGHSGEEAARVVAEIEQLGGRATALQADLTDGPRTSAMVDAAAAFLGGLDIVVANAGQLVARVSMAQLTEDHWQAVLDVNLTATYRTVRAALPYLRAAGRGRIITMAAQAGHDGGGPGEAAYAAAKAGVIGFTKALAKEFGADGITANALAPGFVSGTAFHRDVTMPKLRDRIIRRVPAERAGEPQDVAGAVAFLSSDAAGYLTGATIDIGGAAWPR
- a CDS encoding SDR family oxidoreductase produces the protein MTGRTSFDLTGRRALVTGAGRGIGAAIAFGLAEAGADVVVHFGQSADEAAHVATTIRALGRRATTIAANLTDPRHVNGLIDETVAFLGGLDVLVSNAGHLVARVPVAEMAEAHFQRVLDVNLVSTFRVCRAALSHLSQATDGRVIMLAAQAAHNGGGKGVAAYAAAKGGVVSFAKALAKEVAARGITVNAIAPGFIGGTSFHDTFTAPDKQRRIVARQPIARAGTADDVASAAVFLASGEARFITGATIDIDGGRWPR
- a CDS encoding ATP-binding cassette domain-containing protein; translation: MAESDRASLSAGTVLGFYWRASWRYPHLVIACALAVPFTVFVNSVLPPLIVTDVLNRLAHNDYQPGHPWESFRTSLIAYAVAMLAGGVVAWRLVDVAAWRLEAHVQRDLAQRCFNHIIKQSMDFHANRLGGSLVAQSTKLIGTYTRITDTFLFQTLPLLSSLTAVVVIMSVKVPLYSALLAVLAISYMTVAGALSRPVRSIGRQHAASESVQTGQLADAITNVVAVKSFAQERYEERRFAETTRHVFGSMLRLSRAHMRLMAYFGGITGTVATVALAVAVYVVVSLQAEVGTIFLIVSFTGTALQQLFVFSNSSLRTYNRAVGDASEMVEILATDSSVPDPARPESSRIGTGAITVDDVVFRYAGSTEPLFDGLSLTIAPGEKVGLVGHSGAGKTTLTRLLLRFSDVDAGRILIDGQDITAITQADLHAAIAYVPQDPLLFHRSIKENIAYGAVDADEHRIRLAARQANALGFIVEQPAGFDTLVGERGVKLSGGQRQRIAIARAMLSDAPILLLDEATSALDSESEALIQDALWTLMEGRTTIVVAHRLSTIQKMDRIIVMDEGRIVETGVPRGPAGRSQRCLRRTLGAPVRRVRRAGAVRLTRRTVLKPYAPAPGAAVGLVTPSSSIAGYPRRLRRSLHALSRQGFRPRLAPHARWEPHSPPSPAELASDIVWCCRQPDIEAIVCTTGGLTSSNLLPYLDYGLLRARRLPVCGLSDITALLLAIHAHSDLVVFHGPTLLPSFGDADGVAPYTAASLLAAWRPAPGRDLDPAAMTSAESLWWETEDHRPRIFRPAGAWRVLHAGSAHGRLLGGHLGTMCQLAGTPHLPELRGAVLFLETNEARATHACGQLEVLTDAGILDGATALVVGRSPSLDRPAQWEHALARLGADRSIPVLTDVDLGHTVPMLTLPVGVRVAVDTHPVRIRLEENAVVSRPHSDTA
- a CDS encoding PH domain-containing protein, with amino-acid sequence MPTIPASTKASLIQRLSGHARRNWPQVAGVHVRYHGQFAYVTVELTDGERLPLMRLRYGGSAHRWGTAIHTASTNDYENQVWFTGTTEEAFDLVCDLKLSPRTS
- a CDS encoding IS630 family transposase; the encoded protein is MPACHARQITVSAADRHRLETLARSHAAGYQQVIRARIVRDAARGHSNAAIARRHQVTVDTVRRWRGRYADEGMAGLTDRPRSGRPPRLTPVQIAEVKALACQLPAETGTPLSKWNCPDLAREVAARGIAETISPATIRRILAADTIKPWRHQSWIFIRDPDFATRATRVLNLYQRVFDGRPLGDDEYVISADEKTSIQARCRCHPTLPPGTGRAMRVNHEYDRGGALAYLAAYDVHRAHVIGLCHDTTGITPFTDLVDEVMTREPYASARRVFWIVDNGSSHRGQTAIDRLRRRYPNAVMIHTPVHASWLNQIEIYFSIVQRKVVTPNDFTSLDQVQYRLAAFEQRYNATARPFRWKFTPTDLTDLLARIERHERKDPHPEQHADCQHQPAAHAQAA
- a CDS encoding class I tRNA ligase family protein, giving the protein MKLFDRATQGTTTLSVGDEALIYVCGITPYDSAHLGHAFTFLTYDLLRRRLEDTGTRVRMARNITDVDEPMYTKAAELGVHYLELAQTESAEFSHSMRTLNFIDPEVEPRPSEHIAAIVDSVQQLKKRGHTYEIDGDIYYDVSTFPEYGEISGYSERLMAEFSSLRGGDPQRVGKRHTLRLIQQASDPLQ
- a CDS encoding transposase family protein — its product is MYHTTGFTTDQIRDLCVLVRAECQDLDVEPWPPVLGLYRAVVVALTYMRRNRVQAEIAEAHGVSQPTISRAVTGITPVLDRVLTEFVPTADDLSPTDQYIVDGTLLPCWSWRTHRCLYSGKHKTTGMSVQVACTLDGALAWISDPVTGNHHDSYAINDTGVLVTLNPGDWIGDKGYVGNGMITPYKKPKGGELAEWQKEYNRQVNKIRWVVEQVVANLKTWRILHTDYRRPLATFTETISCVIGLHFYRMACE